Below is a window of Salvelinus sp. IW2-2015 linkage group LG11, ASM291031v2, whole genome shotgun sequence DNA.
ttcagaaaactacagcctcgttccggtcctgaaaggcagaagaaaattcccaaacgtatcagattcaaaaatattacaaaaaatatttataatcatgcaatcacaagtgaaatataccaaaacacagcttagcttgttgttaatccacctatcgtgtcagattttgaaaatatgctttgtagcgaaagcaatccaagcttttgtgagtgtatcaatcaatgctagaacagctagccccaaattagcatggtcacgaaagtcagaaaagcaataaaatgaatcgcttacctttgataatcttcggatgttatTGCACTCATGAgacagttacacaataaatgttatttttgttcgataatattacttttataacaaaaaaacgccatttgggttgcgcgttatgttcagaaaccaaagcctcgttccgttcgacgaaaattccaaaaagtatccgtaatgttcgtagaaacatgtcaaatgtttttatataatcaatcctcaggttgtttttaacaaacataatcaataatatttcaactggaccgtaacctattcaataaaagagagaaagaaaatggagagctacccctctcgcgcgcaggaactaatcaaaggacacctgactagttttgaaaaatcttgctcatttttcaaaatataggcctgaaactatgtctaaagcctggtcacagcctgaggaagccattgaaaaggaatctggttgatacccctttaaatggaagaaagacgggcaaggaaacacagataaaaaataaaaaaaatcacttccgggttagatttcccaggttttcgcctgcagaatcagttttgttatactcacagacaatattttgacagttttggaaacattggagtgttttctatcctaatctgtaaattatatgcatattctacgatctggactgagaaatagtccatttaccttggaacgttatttaaaaaatatatatatatatctgaccctagcgtcaagaggtttaaggaaactccaattccctaaaAAGTTTCACTAAGTCATTGGTAGCGCCCCAGGGCACAGACAAGACCTGGCATCATGGACAGCCTTTTTCTATGTCCCAATAAACCCCAcctgggttttctatcaccagaccagcttacctcgataacgagaggccaggtttgagtagagaccataaacctgagtataagctaaggtttgagtagatggctgaatcttttaactataccacgtggttaaactatTAGACTATCGATACGAAGAacaagaacaagtctttgatattaattactagtctgcagctaggaattcggtatcattgaacgcgaagaccgacaaaccgcccgaaacatctattctaaacaacatgaatgaatgtcactctgaactattcattctaaccacgacagagagagagtggacaaactctccaacagaaacaaacttttcaacagatgacacactgagcgtaaatatatatattgattgcaattgttcccgaatgagtgagcgttcatgtgcaaaggattagcatttcaattgttataattatcactctgtctaacaagccgccataccggtttagcccactagggtaCATCCCCCGATCATTTCTTTGTAACCAtatcttgtttgtttgttatgcatttctgtgagtacttagttagtaaataaatgattttaagacaattgatggatggatgactcatagtgaagactgggttcgtgcagataaccaacaatttacgacgtttggaatgagactaacgtgaagTAAAAAATtattcattaatcagaagactaagtgatcagatattaaaatatctgaaagttatattaggaaaattataactttgtaatctgaatattttccccgatttcctagttaattacagttaagtagtttaatcacgtaataataattacagtgaaTTTTTTAWAAAGATTAGTCctcagttttaatgatgccaaagacatgacACTGATGTACAGACAGAAGGGTAGGCCAGTCTGGAAAGAGAACAGATCCATCCAGTGTCAACTGTATGCCAGTGACGAGGATGTAATTCCATTGAATTAACGTGTCTTTCGTCATATTTCATTTTCATACTGCTTCATTAACCCATGATCTTATTCTCATGCAGAGCTTTTCTTATTCTTCAGATAACCCTGGTTTATACTTTTAATTAATTCCAATAGAGACAGCCTGGTATCTAGGTCATTTAATCAAGGGGGCACGTTCACTGTGGGAAAAAACTGGCAAGCATGCTGACCTTGAACATTCAAAATAATTAACAGTGTATTTATGAGTCAGTTTTCTTGAGGACAGCTGCTGgtctttgtgtgtgagtgtgtgtgttctgagagTGGGTGTGACCGTGACACATAATTACCAGTCCATCTAGATTTCTATTGGCTGCTGCCCTTGTCAAGCAGTAGGCTTAGGCTTCGGCTGTTTTCGAAGCAGATTAGGAAGCAGTCATCATCAGTCGTAGTCTCATCTGGCCGGCTCCATGGCAAAACAAGACCTctttatgtatttgtatttattttctgtcgTTTTTCTGCAGCTTTCTTTGTCTTTTGATCAAGTGCCTGCTGTTGTGGAGAAAAGGTAGGCATGAAAGGAGGTATTTCAACTCTAGGCTGGAGTCAGGcagggggatggatggatgtgcaggggggtggggggagaatGAGGTTCTTTCATAGTGTGATTGAGATCGTGGGAATGAGGAGAAACAGACTGTTTTAAAATGCATGTGAATCTGTAAAAGCATTGTCTCTATTTATCTGTAACAATTGTGGTAGTGATTTCCCTCTTACCTTGTgtgctgcactgtactgtactatactgtagtgtgcACATCTGCAATTATAATGTCCTAGGAATTTGTCAGTGAAACACAAGAGAAAATCCATTGGTGTTGCTCTGAAGGCATCAGTTTACAGGGCAAATCCATATATGCACTACAAAAATAGGCAGGAATGAAAGCTGTTACATCAGGGATGAGATGGAGTCATATTCTGTATGCTCACATGCTATATATCGCAGAGCCATCCTTCCTCTGAGAATTACACTATTTGAGTACAGATCCATATATGCTAGATTGAGTATTTCTATTCTATTGAGCTCTTGCACTGCTGTCAATCTAGTaatcaaaatgtaaaaataaataatataaaaacagtAATTTTGTCATTTCTGTAACAGCTCTTTTCATGAGTTttactgaatatatatataatatattaaataaaatatgttAACTATGATGTTAAACTACAGATTTGTTACTTCAGTTACGTCATTTATTTGTTTGTAGAGTTTCATTGGacatcaattgaattgaatttggtTATTTTGATCGACAATGTTATTGCAGTTTATGTTATTTCAGTAGCATGGATACAATATCCCATGAATTGTTGTTTTATATAACTTTAATGAATACCGTAGGGAGCCTGGAGCCACCATATTTGGACTGACATGCTAGGCTACAACCTCCTGTGAACCTGTCCTTAATAGACAGCAGGGGCTTCTGATGCTTTCTGTAGGAGAGCAGTGTGATATTGGGATTAAATCCGGTGATGAATACACAGAATACAGTAAACCAAGTCACCTGGTTTTTCAATTGCAAAACTGAAGAAACATAATCAATGAAACATTTTCAGGCTCATTTCACTTGTCAAGGTGTCTTTTGTGCATTTAGGCAAAAACGAAACGTGGACAATACTACTTAACATTTTGTATCTTTAACTAAAAAAAGACAAAGATTCGTTCCCCTCCTTGTTTACCAAAGTAATTATTCGCCGCCCTGTGTCCCAGCACCTGTAAAACATATGTGCTTTGTGCTCATCTGTTAGTGAATATCtgacttcatttttttttttaaacgaatgtGTAATTGGCAACATATTGCCTCAAGGGCATTAGGCTATTTAGCCTGTCTGCATTCGCGCCTGCACAGATGGGGCTTTGTGGCAACATGTAGGGCATTACGGGCTTTAGTCTTAGAGCAGATTTGATTTAGCTGGGCATGAGCGTGCTGAGCTGAGCACAGGGGGCAGTCTAAAAGCAGCGCGTCCACCGCAATATTCCTTCTTACCCTCACAGTATACATGACATGCTAGGCATTgtgaagtgaaagagagagatgatcaACGGATCATATTGATTACATAATGGCTGGTCCATAACATGCTCAGGTGCAGCCAGTCAGTGATGGCAGCAGGGCAGAGTACCGAGTGGATTTGTAAGCTGCTGGTAGGGTGGGgttgggatagagggaggagaagggaggaggattTTGCTATCCACTCTAGATCATCACAATTGGTTCAGTCGTTTGAATTAAAGCTCCATTTTTTTTGCTTGTGTTAGTGATTTTGGTGAGGACGTGTGGGTCTGTGTAGCGAATTCAGTTTGACACTTGTGTTCAGATAAATTATTACTCGTTGTTTTGTCACTTTTTATTATGTAAGAATGGCATCTGCTGGCGAACAAGAACACAGAGCACTCACTCCTCGTCAACTCCCAAATGTCTTGTTACATCACTGAGCCAGCCCAACACAGATACACCCACAGCTGGGATTTCAATCACAAATGTCAGAGAATTACACTTTTACACCGAGGTACACCGAATATGATCTATTCCTGTTATAGATAATAATATAGTTTTTAACAGTAGTATATGACTGCCTGtaacagtattaaacaaatcaccACAAACAACGCGGTAGCATAGTGCCTTATTACAGGGTCAAGTCAAATGTTGCCCTCGTGCTTTTAATAATAAACATATCAGATAAGGGATTATGATCCATGAAGAATACAAGCACAGTGTATGACTACAGATGCTCGCCACCCACTGCTCAGACATCTGCATTGATATTAAAGTGCGCACACACATCAAATGTCTGCCATTCATGGTTAGGGtcatttccatttcaattcaggaaccTAACTGAAATTCCAATGTACCTAATTGAAAAGCAATGAAGAAgaatggaattggaatttcagtttactgcCTGAGGACCACAACCCTGCTGCCTGCCAGTCCTCGGTAGCCGCCTCAGATCTGGTGGGTAGTCTGCTAGCTACACTAAACCCCCTGAGCCCTAATAAGGATACCATGGTCTGGCTGCTGGCCCCCCCTAAGTCCCAGTAAGGACACCATGGTCTGGGAGGATTAATCGAGCAGAACCTTAATCAGGTTTTAGCGTTTCCCCAAAGCTCATTTAATCTGGCATTATGGCAGTGATTAGATGCTTAAACAGTTAGTCACAGGATAATCTCTTGCACTGTTGAGGAAAACACAACAAGAGCAAACTAGGCCAAATACATTATTAGGGAAAGTCTCTTTTTTAGTCACGTCCACATTTCTAAAAcactattatacattttgttttccatgtaGAAGGTACCATCTCACAATGTCCGCTTGGCCAAACTATGGTTccagtgttgtttttttaaatacagtaccactcaaaagtttggacacacctactcattcaagggtttttctttattttttaatattttctacattgtagaataatggtgaagacatcaaaactacgatataacacatatggaatcatgtggtaacccgaaaaacaaatcaaaatatatattttagattttagattcttcaatgtagtcaccctttgccttgatgacagctttgcacactcttggcattctctcaaccagcttcatgaggtagtcacctggaatgcatttcaattaacaggcgtgccttgttaaaagttaacttgtggaatttccttccttcttaatgtgtttgagccaatcagttgtgttgtgacaaggtaggggtggtacacagaagatagccctatttggtaaaagatcaagtccatattatggcaagaacagctcaaataagcaaagagaaacgacagtacatcattactttaagacatgaaggtcagtcaatacggaacatttcaagaactttgaaagtttcttcaagtgcagtcgcaaaaaccctcaagtgctaagatgaaactggctctcatgaggaccgccacaggaaaagaagacccagagttgcctctgctgcagaggataagttcattagaattactagtctcataaattgcagcccaaataaatgcttcacagagttcaagtaacagaaacatctcaacattaactgttcagaggagactgcgtgaatcagtacttcatggtcgaattgctgcaaagaaaccattactaaaggacaccaataagaataagagacttgcttgggccaagaaacctgtcccttggtctgatgagtccaaatttgatatttttggttccaactgctgtgtcttcatgagacgcagagtaggtgaacggatgatctccacaagtgtgtttcccacgtgaagcatggaggaggaggtgtgatggtgtgggggtgcgttgctggtgacattgtcagtgatttatttagaattcaaggcacacttaaccagtatagctaccacagcattatgatggttgggatgagttggacaacagagtgaaggaaaagcagccaacaagtgctcatcatatgtgggaactccttcaagattgttagaaaagcattccaggtgaagctggttgagagaatgtcaagagtgtgcaaagctgtcatcaaggcaaagggtggctactttgaagaatctaaaatatattttgatttctttaacacttttttggttactacatgatccatatgtgttatttcatagttttgatgtcttcactattattatacaatgtaaaaaaaatagtaaaataaagaaaagcccttgaatgagtaggcgtgtccaaacatttgactggtactgtatatatacctgtctcttatacacatctagatgtgtataagagacaggtataacatgcttccatatttgttatttcatagtttgtcttcactattattatacaatgtaaaaaaaaaaagactaataAAGATAAACactggaattagtaggtgtgtgcaaactttagacctgtctcttatacacatctagatgtgtataagagacaggatttcATATGtcttaattcatagttttgatgtcttcactattattatacaatgtaaaaaaaatagtaaaataaagaaaagcccttgaatgagtaggcgtgtccaaacatttgactggtactgtatatatacacagtggcaagaaaagtatgtgaaccctttggaaatatctGGATTWCTGAATCACATCAATTGGTCATaccatttgatctgatcttcatctaggtcacaacaatagacaaacacagtctgcttaaactaatatcacacaaacaattacacattttcatgtctttattgaacacaccgtgtaaacattcacagtccagggtggaaaaagtatgtcttttgggtcgttgtcctgttgaatcacccaacttctgttgatcttcaattggcagacagatagcctaacattctcctgcaaaatgtcttgataaacttgggaattcatttttccgtcgatgatagcaagctgtccaggcgctgaggcagcaaagcagccccaaaccatgatgctccctccaccatactttacagttgggatgaggttttgatgttggRgtgctgtgcctttttttctccacacataatgATGTGTGTTCCTTCcgaacaactcaactgtagtttaatctgtccacagaatattttgccagtagcgctgtggaaaatccaggtgcacttttgcaaacttgaGAGATGCAGCATTGTTATtcttggacagcagtggcttcttccgtggtgtcctcccatgaacacatttacatttacatttaagtcatttagcagacgctcttatccagagcgacttacaaattggacacCATTCTTGTtgagtgttttacgtattgtagactcgtcaacaaaGATGTTAGCATGTTTCAGAGATTTCTGTGAGTATTtggctgacactctaggattcttcttaacctcattgagRattctgcgctgtgctcttgcagtcatctttgcaggacagccactcctatggagagtagcaacagtgctgaactttctccatttatagacaattcgtcttaccgtggactgatgaacatcaaggcttttagaaatacttatgtaaccctttccagctttatgcaagtcaacaattcttaatcttaggtcttctgagatctcttttgttcgaggcatggttcacatgaggcaatgcttcttgtgaatagcaaactcaaactttgtgagtgtttttatagggcaaggcagctctaaccaacatctccaatctcgtctcattgattggactccaggttagctgactcctgactccaattagcttttggagaagtcattagcctaggggttcacatactttccccaaccgacactgtgaatgtttaaattatgtattcaatatacacaagaaaaatacaataatttgtgtgttatcagtttaagcacactatgtttgtctattgttattgacttagatgaagatcagatcgaatttgatgaccaatttaaaCAGAAaaccaggtaattccaaagggttcacatacttttRCTTGACACTGTATGTAATAAACTGTATCAAACCCGATGCTTGAAATGGTTTTGATTGTATATAGTATATGCCTGATATTCATCCTACCATTATCCCTATATCTCCTGTCCTAGTAATCATATAAGAGAGATTTACATTGATGTCCTTTAGCCAGTACCTTACAGCCTACCATCTGAAATAATAATTTATTGTCTTATATTTACAGTTTAGGGGGACCCACATCCCAAGATATCAGGGTTCAAAACAGTGAGTTATTTCCCTTATTGTCAATTGATTATGTGAACTTTTTAATTATATTTTGAGATGTGTATAAAAAAATACACTAAATTCACTGATAACACTTCACGTTGCTCGTATACCTGTGTagtagtaacactgtaataactcCCGTAACAACGCTGTATTGKCATTGTTAATACGCAGTCATCTTTTTATTTGAAttatatttctctttctctccttgtaAACAGATGGATTGGCTTCCCAGAGCCACAGTGCTGTTTCCGATGGGGACAGCTCTTTGCCTGCGGTGGAGCACCCTCTCAGAAGAGTGCTGCAGGTACTACGTCCCGATTATCTTTCCTTACtctcaaagtgtgcacttgttcacttcacttcactgacttgaaaggaaatgactggtagaAGACATTTGGTGGAACCTCCCACTAGCCCATGCCTCcatcaatccaatgcttttataTTTACGGAAAGTWtagtgaacgagtgcacacttcagcaGAAAGGAGaaatgcactgagtgtacaaaacattatgtacacctgctctttccatgacatagactgaccaagtgaatccaggtggaagctatgatccSttattgtcacttgttaaatccacttcaatcagtgtagatgtagGGAAGGAGAATCATTTTTTCAGcattaagacaattgagacatggattgtgtatatgtaccATTCAgattgtgaatgggcaagacaaaagatttgctactcaatatttggaaggtgttccgaATGTTTGGTATASTKAGTGTAGACTACTGTGTGCGTGACTACACCAGACAGAAGTTTTTAGTTATCCAATAGGACCTTGTACATTGGGAATAGGTTTTATTCCCAGCCATTTGATATTAATCCCAGACAGAAGGCATAATCTCAGTGAGGTAAACCATTAGATATATTGTCATCAAGGAAATGAATAAACAGATTAGATTATTCCTAACAACAGCACCCTTACACAATGTCTTATTGGTCAATGAACGCCCCCTGCAGCCCCCACAATGAGATGAAAAGCAATCTGTAATAGTACTTCAGAATACTGTTAGTTGTCAATCAATGAGCCACCATTTMatctatttctctctccccttctccttctcttcttttccctctctccctctttcaaccCATCCTGTTTCATCCTCTCTTTCCCGCCATCAGCTTTATGGGAGGCAGCTGGACTCCCCACACAGAACCAAAAGGAGGCTACTGCAGACATCGAGCACTCTTCCTTACTCTCCTCTGAGCGTGGTTTACAATGgaaaaacatgtatcctgtttagGGCCAGGAAGATTGCTATAAGGTTCAGGAACAGCACTTTAGTGGATCTCACAGAGAAGGCCTTCGGCCCCGATGCACCGGTTGACACCAAAGGCTCCATGTGCAGCAAAGATAAAGCTACGTAAGTCTGCTCAGCGGCTGTAGATATTCCTGCCGCAGTTCAAGACACATGACTCTTCCTCGCTCTCCTGATATTTTGAAGGGTGAAGTAATGACAGTGCTATTGAATGTGTTTTCCCACCAGGCTAGTACTACGTTTTGGAGATGTGGAGGACTTGAGAGGACTTGCCATAAGGTTTGCTTCTTCATTAATTTTTACAGCCAAATTTAGGCTTGAAAGACCATTATAAAAATTATAGATCGGCCCAGGGTTTTCCTGGCAGGTCACATGTTGGTCTGAAGTATATCGTGTGTGTTACAGTTTGGTTGTGATACTTGATATTT
It encodes the following:
- the LOC111969711 gene encoding V-type proton ATPase subunit S1-like protein; its protein translation is MAKQDLFMYLYLFSVVFLQLSLSFDQVPAVVEKSLGGPTSQDIRVQNNGLASQSHSAVSDGDSSLPAVEHPLRRVLQLYGRQLDSPHRTKRRLLQTSSTLPYSPLSVVYNGKTCILFRARKIAIRFRNSTLVDLTEKAFGPDAPVDTKGSMCSKDKATLVLRFGDVEDLRGLAIRLQMSNTFYESAGQNWFTLDSVHIHYNWTHEATFNASDVYAPSTYSYHCQHVSSLQKYDTLLVPSSITDNSANWHITFTDFQLQSFNVLSNKFASASDCATFFTPAILMGLITSLILLLVLAYALHMVVHLKHIDTYEEHKTTVYFPRSSETAECTDATGSTATEKNSL